One window of Metopolophium dirhodum isolate CAU chromosome 3, ASM1992520v1, whole genome shotgun sequence genomic DNA carries:
- the LOC132941766 gene encoding uncharacterized protein LOC132941766 isoform X2: MKIAMCLTIFVASAVLVAHDCQAAPAPPPFTDEKADRESLDVNEVGPTEEDWKLYTRLTKTMSHDPSDADKTRELLKEIEEYSRLVTPADALTTTDVPADGTTDLPDSADSADVTETDQASSDWFASTWRNMNRNDDGGDDDGPRMGRQDDGNVEDIIRKISNDLKKLVNHAKGSTSEFDGYPMSASASESDGVFVIPDPLIGDIDKSNKYILPINDD, encoded by the exons TGTTTGACGATTTTCGTTGCGTCGGCCGTATTAGTGGCCCACGACTGTCAGGCCGCACCAGCTCCGCCTCCGTTCACCGATGAGAAGGCAGACCGCGAGAGTCTTGACGTCAACGAAGTGGGACCGACCGAGGAGGACTGGAAGCTGTACACCCGGTTGACGAAGACCATGTCGCACGATCCGTCGGACGCCGACAAGACCCGCGAGCTGCTGAAGGAGATCGAAGAGTATTCGCGGCTGGTCACGCCCGCCGACGCGCTGACCACGACCGACGTCCCCGCCGACGGCACGACGGACCTGCCGGATTCGGCGGACTCGGCGGATGTCACCGAAACGGATCAAGCGTCGTCCGACTGGTTCGCCTCGACGTGGAGGAACATGAACCGgaacgacgacggcggcgacgacgacgggcCGCGAATGGGCAGGCAAGACGACGGCAACGTGGAAGACATCATCAGAAAGATTTCCAACGACTTGAAGAAACT GGTCAACCACGCTAAGGGTTCAACAAGTGAATTTGATGGATACCCAATGTCTGCAAGTGCTTCTGAATCGGATGGAGTTTTTGTAATTCCCGATCCACTAATTGGGGATATAGATAAgtctaataaatacattttacccaTAAATgacgattaa
- the LOC132941766 gene encoding uncharacterized protein LOC132941766 isoform X1, protein MKIAMCLTIFVASAVLVAHDCQAAPAPPPFTDEKADRESLDVNEVGPTEEDWKLYTRLTKTMSHDPSDADKTRELLKEIEEYSRLVTPADALTTTDVPADGTTDLPDSADSADVTETDQASSDWFASTWRNMNRNDDGGDDDGPRMGRQDDGNVEDIIRKISNDLKKLYVKIKQVITVVKNWVNHAKGSTSEFDGYPMSASASESDGVFVIPDPLIGDIDKSNKYILPINDD, encoded by the exons TGTTTGACGATTTTCGTTGCGTCGGCCGTATTAGTGGCCCACGACTGTCAGGCCGCACCAGCTCCGCCTCCGTTCACCGATGAGAAGGCAGACCGCGAGAGTCTTGACGTCAACGAAGTGGGACCGACCGAGGAGGACTGGAAGCTGTACACCCGGTTGACGAAGACCATGTCGCACGATCCGTCGGACGCCGACAAGACCCGCGAGCTGCTGAAGGAGATCGAAGAGTATTCGCGGCTGGTCACGCCCGCCGACGCGCTGACCACGACCGACGTCCCCGCCGACGGCACGACGGACCTGCCGGATTCGGCGGACTCGGCGGATGTCACCGAAACGGATCAAGCGTCGTCCGACTGGTTCGCCTCGACGTGGAGGAACATGAACCGgaacgacgacggcggcgacgacgacgggcCGCGAATGGGCAGGCAAGACGACGGCAACGTGGAAGACATCATCAGAAAGATTTCCAACGACTTGAAGAAACTGTACGTCAAGATCAAGCAAGTGATTACGGTGGTGAAAAACTG GGTCAACCACGCTAAGGGTTCAACAAGTGAATTTGATGGATACCCAATGTCTGCAAGTGCTTCTGAATCGGATGGAGTTTTTGTAATTCCCGATCCACTAATTGGGGATATAGATAAgtctaataaatacattttacccaTAAATgacgattaa